The stretch of DNA gacttttgttAGATGACTGTTTTCCCtaaataatttgactttataccCATGTTATTATAACATCttaattttgtttctcatatgatGACTATTAAacggtattttttctttaatatttcaacactatgctactaaaatgatatttttcccctcataatatgagttttgtaaaattttgactttttttccccccccgtCATCAGaatataatttattttctcttaatcaGTGGCAGAGCGACAgggtggccagtggtggccgtggccgCCCCTGGCCACCCCACGGGCCATAcggacatttcaggtatcaacttattgccacccctatgtgagtaatggtctcaccatGGCCAcctcaatgaaacatttctggctctgctcggctcttaatattttgactttatgctcgtaaaatttgtgttttcccccccatttctgccgtttatatatttgatacacgcacacttcccagacagtgcagtgggtaggttaagttgtgtgtcacatatttgttgaccTGTGTTTATTTGGCACCGTGGGTGAGGTCGTCGTCTAGATGGCTGCATATGAAAAGCCACTTAAACCATGAAAAGGTTGTCTCAGGTTGGCTTACTGACCGACTACTTGCAGGTCATTTTGCCAGCTTGTTTTTCAAAAGTTTAGATTAAATACTTTCGAAGGAACTGGCaggccggatgtggcccccgggccgtagtttgcccaccccacacctatatgacaaagctgagatgcagttttttttcctgaaatatgtataacttcttCGCATATCTAAATCTGTTACTTTAAAACAATAccaaaagtggcaaagttgcatcctttcatttttcactatgtcgcCCTCGCTGGAAAGAGTGTGAATACCCCTGAAGTATGCAGTGTACACAGTCTACTTATGAATGTGTACTAATGGAAGTAGAGTAtttcatttgagacacagcctgaCAGCATACTGCATATTCCCGTACTTCAGTGtgaatgcacttatgcactcaaaacgcAATAACCGGCATGGTGGGAAGTCAGCTATGCGAACCACTACACTAGCTCAATAATCTATGAGGAATGCTAGACGTGAGAAGTTTCCAGGAGCTACCGATGGGGTTGGAGGCGGCGATGACGGTGCAGCGCGCCTGCAGCGAGGTGACGATGCCAGCTTTGGAGATGGAGATGCTCTGCTGCTCCATGGCCTCGTGGATGCTGGTGCGGTCAGCGTCATTCATCTGGAGAAACGACAGTCATAAGTGCGGCCGGATGCCACCAAGCTGAGGTTGTGACGTCTCGGGGCTCCGCTCACCTTGTCAAACTCATCGATGAGGCAGACGCCGCGGTCGGCCAGCACCAGCGCGCCGGCCTCCAGCGTCCACTCGCGGCTGACCGGGTGCCTCTGCACGTACGCCGTCAAGCCCACGGCCGAGGCGCCCTGACCCGTAGTGAACACCGCCCTGCTCGCCACCTTCTCCACGTACCTgcagacatgcacacacgccATCAACGCTCTTCTGTCAAGATTTTCtttccccaaaaaaaaaatcaatgataTACACTAATCATATAACAATGAAATATATCAGTAAGTAGCGGGAAGAAACATACTTGAGAAACTGAGACTTTGCTGTTCCAGGATCTCCACACAACAGCACGTTGATGTCTCCACGCACCTTGTGTTTACCGCCTAGCACCATCATCGTCACCATCATCACAGGAAGAAAAGACATTATTTGCTTTTCcaacacattttcaaaacatcTCGTCCAGCTCATGAACATGCTCTACAGCAGGCGTGACCAAACGTTTCTCCGGCGAGgcccacatcgtgaaaaatggaAGAACACAAGtttgccacgttgatattttgccacgttacatatatttcaagaaaaaaaatacatctcagctttgtcataagGGTGACTAAGCCTTatttagtatcaactttgctcttcttgtcccctttttaaaaaaaatgttctaaatgtttaaacgtcttaaataatcttggttATTGAtgattttataactttttccccaacctaattttccaaaaattaccgtgcaattcaaaaaaacattttttcattcaactctatgctactaaaaaatgacatttttcctcataagagtttattcctgtaaaattgcaactttttttctcgttagagtaaaaaaaaaaaaaaaatgttcttcttctcttttctctattttgactttattctcataaaattacagctgtcccTCCCCCCCATTTATACAGTTAATTTTTctattttcaactttcttttggtAAAGTTGTCATAATgttattttgtaatgttatttatatattatctcatgttattttgactttattatatataacttcatatattatatttcttatattataacttcttctgcaacctaatctgccaaaaatgacagctttattttatgtcccataatattacgacttgtgttttttaatatttcaacttcatgctactacaATTATGtattgtcctcataatattacaatgttattctaaaaaaaatatgacttttttgttagataacaagttttttctctaaatactttgactttattcccttattaGAATTTTAacatcttcattttgttttgtttgtcataaaagattaaaaagatttttttctttaatatttcaacactatgctactaaaatgatatttttccctcataatattgtgagattattctcataaaattgtgacttttttcccctcattaaagtactttattttttctcttaatcagtggcagagctacggggtggccagtggtggccgtgGACATGGACACCcatggtcactctccggccaccccacggGCCATGTGGACATtacaggtatcaacttattgccgatTAAACATATGCAATCAAAAGAGGAATacatgcctcctcaaaaaaaaaaaatcagacctcacaaatcgctcagcgtcacatttgtctcccgccgtgtcctgtccctgcgcactgtcgcctctccatttgtGTTGAAGAAggtgcgagcgtcttcgtcacatacacacgaatggagaggcgacagtgcgcagggacaggacacggcgggagacaaatgtgacgccgagcgatttgtgaggtctaatTATTTTGAAGAGGCCTTtttagtccactgctgatggggatgtcatacaacttcatgtcaaaaactcccaactattcctttaatattttcactttattctcgtaaaattacagtgtttttttcccccatttgtgccattttttaaaaaactttgtcttgtacattttttttctcataattagaACGTTATTCcaatattattttgactttattctcgtaacagaactttttccgcatcctaattttccaaaaattgcaactttgttgttttgtttctcatattccgACTGTAAAaaattttgtttaatatttcaactttatgctactaaatgacttttatttttatatattttccgCTTAAAATTACGACACTCTTCTCATGAaagtacgactttttcttgtaaaattactgctgatttttccatttttgctgttgttgttttttaaacagtCTGTTGTATTAGatctttagaatgtgccgtgggccaattaaaaaaaaaaaaaaaaaaaaaaaaaaaaaaaaacagccggggGGCATtccacacattggacacccctgttctataaCAAACACGATCATAGATGATGTACCTGATGAATATTATATTACTGTATGAATGCTGGAGATAAGAattctcatattttttatttttgttattattattattattattatacattacaatactacattattattattattattattgttatttttattattatcattactgtttttattatattattatcatcattatttttattattattactacaccACCCAATTTTTTGATGTTCCTTCCAAACATTCAGACTAACAAgtctccacattccaaaaatcccCCCCAGTTCGTAttcttgtcattattattaggACTACTTTCATTACCGGGGTTCTTGGGTTCTCCTCCAAACAGCGACAAGGCGAGCGCTCGTTTGATGTCCTCGTGACCGTAGATGGACGGCGCCATGCTGGCAAAGATCTACGCACAGAGTAGGAAGGGCAGGAATCATTATGGGATGGCCGCTGGTAAATGTCAAACTTCTTCACATCACAGTTGTAATTAGGGATGTACGATAATATCGGCCGACTGATTTTGCCATACAATGAGATATGGATCATATCGGTATGGTTCTTTCTGCTTATTGACAGTATCacacaatatcggcatatcggctAACGGTAAGAAAGTGAACAGAGCGTCTCATCATAATGCCGTCATGGTAATTTCACTGCTAAGTCTCTCAGGCCCAACTAGACTGGTGCCTAAAGGAGCCGCTGACGcactcaaacaggaagtgtgcgGCATTCTGTTGCCGATATTTCTGAATGAATCACGAGCGTGCGCGTCCACTCACTCTTTCGCCGATGCATTCGTCCTTGGACAGCGCCACGATGGCCTTGACGTCTTCGTCCGTCAGCTCGGCCACGGCCACGCCCTCGTCGCGGCGAGTGATGTGGTTGGCCAGGATGACGGTGGCGAAGACGGGGAAGCCGTTGGCCATGTTCAGAGAGCCGTCATAGTTGTTGTGGTAGACGCCCGTCAGCTCCTGAAGATTTAAAGTAGACGGTTTAAAGTAGAGTCAGCGGCCATTTGGACCTCGCGCCAGGACCGGGTCTACTCACGATCTCGTCTCCTGGCTTGCAGCTGTCCACCAGGTCCGCTAGCAGGATGGCGTCTTTGGAGCGGGGGAGGCGACCAGCGGCCACCTTTCCGGGACTTTCCTGAAGGGTGATCCGCTGGTAGTTCTGGTACACGGTCTGCAAGGGAAACAACGTGGTTTGCTTGGACAAACGATCTGGCGGAGGCATACTGTAGAACAGAGGTTCTCAAACGGTCTAAACTTGGCACCCGCATTTTCCAATGGCCATTAAGTTTTTGGCTTAATGGCCACTGGAAAATGCGAAAATGACTTTTATATAAGTCATtttactttttgtctttttataattgtttacagttttaagtcattttatatatatatatatttttttacacttagtCATTTGTAATTTTTCTATTCATTTGTACACTTAAAATCtttcattttagtttatttttgtacCAGTTGAAGTCAAATTTAATTTGatcttttttacactttttttatattcatttatacactgaaaacattttatttattcattttttttatatgttgtcctattattattatattttacacaAGTcatatttaagtttttatttattttacacttttaagtcatttgaatttattgtttttatttttacacttttataattttatctccgattggctggcgaccagtccagggtgtaccccgcctctcgtccaaagtcagctccagcatacccctccgaccctaatgaagataagcggcatagaaaatgaatggatggaagtcatttttatttatttatttatttttctcacaTGTTTAAGTCATATTAtaatttgtgtttattattattttttttacatttttattttactccaTGTTTAAGTCctgtttattttcatgttttattatatttacacatttaagccatttaaaaaaaacaaatcagtcatttttatttttatgatttttttttgtcaaactcattttatttatttctacacttttaaggcttttttttaagtagaagtcctatttaatttttaaaattatttttacaatgttaaGTCAgtttattattttgcatttttaagtcatttgtattttatttttatgtttgtcatgtatattttaattttagtatttttttacacttaagttatttttgttttgctttttttttacacgctcatttttattagaatttatttttattattctttatttttttttgcatgttagtcATTTGTTTCTTAaattcttttgcttttttccaagtgacttattttttttacacttaatgatcttcatttatttttattcttttattctttcatttgataattttttacatttttattgcagtcgtttttattttaatttattcctTCATTTGTTCATATTCTTCTACTGTTATTCAAGTCAAACCatgtaaatgtatgtttttttttaatcttttgaaacattaatacacaCACTGTAATTACAAGTCCAAAGTACATTTTAGAGGAAGAGAAAATATTGCTAAATTTTACTCCAAAGTAAGTCAAGACATGTGTTTTATATGACAATTCTGTTATTTTCGACTTGCTGTCTGCGGCCCACTCAGAATGAATGCGCGACCCACTTTAGGGTCCCACCCCACCATTTGAGAACCGCTGCTGTAGAAGAAGCTTCCAGAGGAGCAGCGCTCACCTCCTCCATGTTGATCTCAAAGGGTCCTTGGGACTGACACTCTGGACAGGAGCCAGGCTTGACCTCTTGGTTCTGAGACTGGAAGAAGGGGCCCAGCACAAAGTTGCACTTGTTGCAGTTGTACTTGACCATGCCGAGCTGGGGGAGAACGCCCGTGCAGCTGCTCACCACCCCGCTGGTCCGGATCAGCTGGTTCAGATGGAGCTGCCTGGAGacgaaagaaacaaaaaagaagaaagcgtcttttttttctggtttCATGACAAGGAACAGGTGTCATTTCTCTGAGGTGCTGGCATCGGTCACGTGACCTGCCGCTACCTGAGCGAGCGGATCTCCTCCACCAGGGGCAGGTTACAGATGCGCACGTGGATCTCGTGTGCGATGCGGTCATATTTAGGGTACATGGCCAGCACCACTTCTTTAGCCGCCTCGTCAAACACCTGAGGCACGGGAGGAACGTGCAGGTTAGCCAACAACCCAAACCACGCCCACAAGAGGCTTTAAAccggggatgtccaaagtgcggaatGGAGGTCATTTGCCGTCCCCGGCTGTGGGAAATAACCCACATCACACTCAGCACAAAAATAtgacttaacaagaaaacagaaaaaaaagaaaaatatgcagtaattttacaagaataaagtcaaaatattcagagaaaaatgcAGCGCATTCATGAAAGGCCCTAAAATGCCTGTTTTGATACTctaaagggccactttgatatttagtaaaccaACACAGAGATATGCCaagaagctatatgtagctTAAGAAAAAATTCCATTTCACtcttgtaatataggtgaaatgctactaaaaatttttttttccataatacgggtttattcttgtaaaattgcgacttttgttcttcattcgattatgactttttttttcttaatattttgactttattcccttaaaattccagtttttttttattttccaaatatttcatttcagctttccttatttcaacattgttactaaaatgatatttttcctcattttacaactttattctcattcaaTTGCAAtgttttctctattttttcctcttaaaattttgactttattctggtaaaatttctgctgtttttttgttgtataattttccaaatatttcaactttcttctggtataTTTTTcttctccaaatattttgactttattcctatgttATAAATTTGCACCCAACCGAagtttcaaaaattacaactttagttcgTGTTTTTGACGTTAAAaaactattactttattctttgtccTTGccagattacaactcttctcttaatattttgacttttaatttccccatttttgctgctgttttttttttaagtttctttgttaagttacatttttagactgtgctgcaggccgataaaatcacaaaaaaaaaatcaccgcaaatggcccccggcccgcactttggacacccctgctctagagttTATGAAatgcctctcacagttattaaagACATTTAAATTCAGTTTCAAACATAAAGAAACAAGTCTGGACCTTATTATGTAAAGTTACTAATGACAAGGCTCGTTTCTCAGAAGTGTAATCCATAAATTTAATTAGGAAGTAAGGCTTGTAAGATAAAAAATGTGGTCAACTTTTCCGGGAAAAATTCCCTACTCTCTTCGAACAGAGAAGCAGGTTTTTTAACGTGCAAATGGTGTGGCTCTTCTTTACACGGGACCTACGGCTTAAAGTCTCCTCCGTAAgactatataataaataaaatggcctGCCAAAGGGCCTGTTTCCATTAtctaaaacctaataaaaagatttattCCTTTAAGAAACTCTATGATGCATGATCGCGAAACTTCGCTGAACAAGGTTTTCAGATCAGGAACATTATAAAAATTGACACGGATGTGAGCAAACTCAATGCATTCAAGAAGAATATGTTTAACTGAGAGTGTACTATTACATGATATACAACGGGGAGGATTTTCTGCTGCAAGTAAATATGAGTGTATATGGAAGAACTGTCTGGCAATCTAACCTGTTCTTTTATTGTGCCTCTAATACAGGCTGATCCTACTTTATTGTTAtcttttgatccatctgtatagATAGCATGGTACTTCCtgtatttgtgtcttatttctcCGAATCTATCCAGGTAGACCAGACCACTTGTAACGCCCTTTTTGAATGTTGTTAatgtcaaagtcaaataaacgTTCGCTGATCACCCAGGGAGAAATATTGGGTACTAAGAATGGAGAAATATCAGTGGTACCAAGAACTTGAATTAGAGCTTCTCGTACACGAAAGCCAAACGGTTTGATGGAAGATGGTTTAAGGTTATAAAAACCCACGTATTGTGGTCTGAAGGTATTTTCATACCTTGGATTTAATGGGTTATTCTTTAATTTGATTGCATAGTTAAGAGATAGTTTTTCATATCTTAAATGCAGAGGAGGCTCATTTTCCTCCACATACAAACAAGCTTTCCATAGGAGAAGTACAAAAAGCTTCAAGGCAAATTCTAAGTCCTTGATTTTGTATTGGTTTTAACTTCTCAAGATAGGACTTTCAGAGCAGAGCTATAAACTGCACAGCCAGAATCAAGTAAAAAAACAGATAGAAATAGGCAGCTAagagtgcacgtaatgggatgcaactaaagccttctgaaaaaaactaaaaactacCAACAATCCTCcctttacataatgtgacctgcatattaaccaagttacagcaacattgttgttattattaacaacaCTGTTACGGCAAAGACCTATTTTGCTGATGTAGTGACTCCTCGccacgccacaccacaccggcaggcgactagcttcaccacacactccaTCTTAGCGCCGCGCTCACAacacctcaggccactaccaaaaggtaaagcTACATATTGTACATACTGAAGCTGCCACTGCTGCGCTTTTTAGTTtagaaaagttaatgctaggtgtagagTTCCTTTCTATGTTACTGTGTGAAATGAATGCACCCAGGACGGAAGTTCCGGGAATGCTGAAAACGACCaaagtatggcaaaatactgtaagtattacctgttatcatgaatatacctgttactgcatggttatAGCATGAGTATAGAACGATAAAAAgctgttggaggtgttttaacagcaggaataggtgtgtcccattgcatgcattaatgagctgcctctttttagctgtttttagaactttagaaaacacaaaagagaaagacgtgtgttaatGTTCGGGTCTCACAtacggattgtggatgatgggcaaaattaaaaaaaaaaaagtgcagttgtgCTTTAAGTTAGCAAAAGGTCATTTTTCGccatttaaagcagagaaaataaaTCCCTGACTATGCAAAGGAGCAAATGCCAAACTGTGAATacgtatattattattatatgagtACTTTTTTAAACCTAAGAATATATAATAGTACCAACAGTATATGGCCTGTTGATGTTTCATCTTTGACGTCTATGCAGGATTACatttgttaggaatggaatattttccttctGTTTGTTGGCAGCTCATCGCTCTCTCCAGCGGTGGCACTGCGACTGCTTGTATCTACTCTTGTTGAAAtcaattgtaaactgtccttgagactcctagactcatttcacagctgatagaattaaaaaaaaaaacaaaaaaaaaaacaggtggacTTTCGGCTGGGAGAAGGACCAGTCCCAACACACTCACCTTCAACATCTCAGTGGGGGCTTCAGGCAGGAAGTAAGCCAGCACGTGCTCCCTGGCTGCAAGGTCTTCATAGTTGACCACCAAACTCTCCTTGTTCtctgtacatacacatacacactattatcTGAAGCTCCAGGACACGCTCACGTGCACACACTTGGAGATGAGCTACCTTTGCACATGTCGCTGATCTTCTCCTTGAACACGTTGTGGCCGCTTTCATCCACGTGCGTGCGCAGGAAGTTCTTGAAGCGGTTGTAGATCTCCAGCCGGGGAGCAGCCATGGACACCCATTCCCTCACCGTGTGACCCTGCAGGCGGGGGAAGGGCATCAGTCCAGACCATCGGTGAGCCCCGAGGACACCGTCACACGCACGGACAAACCTTCATGTCCTCCAGGTTCTCGATGCTCTCgatcatctcctcctcctcgccctCTGCCACGCCTTCTGCGGCCCGCTCGGCCAGGCGCCGTCTGCGTGCCGCTGGCCGCTCATCGTCCTCGTCTTCGCTGTCTGAGGAGCAGGATGGAAATCAATCAGTTTGGCTTTGGTGGAGGTGTTctagaacagtggttctcaactggcttGAAAATATCCACTTTGAAGTAAAACTGAGCAATActttagtcatcttcctccttggtaCTGAACTGCATATGTACATTGCACAGTCAAAAGTGAAATATCGGATTTTGTGGGGTTTTTGATGTTTCATtttactttatgcattatttgtatgcatgcagttatgttcttcctcatttccttgaaaaaaatgccttcaaaaattcctctaaaatgcactttggacatgtacctgtcattatgtgtattaatgtttcaaaagatgataggcaataaaaaaaaaacacagttgcatttgtaaacaaaaaaaatgtaaaaactaataaatacaaatttacatttaaataactgtccaaaaaattaatacatacatacatatataaatgacatgcaaaaaagaattacttcaataaaaattaaaaacaaaaaagaaattaagagcgtaaaaaataatgacttgtgtaaaaaaaatcaatttaaatgacaaaaatgtacaaaagaaattaaaatgcCTTAAATAAAAgcgtaaaaataataaacacaaaaataaaaaaatgactttaaaaaagcattcaaaaagtaacaaaaatgacttaaaaatgggtaaaaaaataaataaataaataaatacaaataaaaatgacttaaaattggGTCCCTTCTTAATGACCATTGGAATATGTGGTTCCCCAGTTGAGACCATTGGGGAACCCCTGTTATAGAGTGTTATCTCCTCACCGTACAGCAATCCTCTCCTCAGCCGCCCACTGAGACCCTGCTCCCGATCCCTCCTCCTCATGGCTTCTTCAGCGGCCGCCCGGGCACCGGGAGATAGCTCTGACAGATCCTCGTCATCCAAGTCCAAACCCTCCGCCTCGTACTGATCCAGTGCCGGGATGGCCCGGTAGTCCCTGCAGACACGGACAAACACCCGTGAGAATTCTTCTCTCCCCGGCCGGCAAATAATTTGTCACCTTTCCATGCCGTCCCCGATCAGCTCCTCTCCatcgccgtcctcctcctctacGGGCAGGTTCCCATCCCCCAGCAGACCCTCAGATTCATCCTCGAAGGGGGGCAGGTCTCTTCCCGGGCTGGAGGTCAGGTCTCCCCTCCTGGAGACCCGGCTGGGGCTGGTGGCCATGTGCTGCGACTCGGATGAATCCTGTCAGCATGACAGGACACATTTTTCATTCTTCTTGCTCACTTTAACATAACTTCCACCATCGTTCACTCACTTTCTGAGTTCTTTTTTTGACATATTTGATGTCAAACATCATTATGATGTTCTTCAAGTTTATTTACAtcactggccacttcattaggtacctaACCTAATAAGATAcagtctgcctttacaaagataaggCTTGAAACAAATGCAgtgcaaaaacagcaaaatactgtcaaAACAAAGTGAGCATAActatctttgtattttttttatatatataaagaaatatatgtatattggAACTAAAGAGGTTGCACCTCATGAAGTGGACTGGTTGGTGTATTGTGTCACCACATGTGCTGACGAACAaattcaaatgtgttttgttacgCATTCAAACCAACGGTAATacacataaatgacaaatgaatcaaaatattaaaaataattccaTTCTGGATCATTTAATACGACACACATTTAATCTCGATCGGGTTTATGGCTGACGACTCCTAACTCAGCGCAACTCCCCAATGTGACTAAATTTCGCCCTAAAGGTCGTTCACGAAACGAGTCATTGGCGAGCAGCTGGACGGTGCAATGACTTAGCCATTTAGTGAAAAAACTCACCGCCATTGTTCTCGTCAGGTTTCTCTGCTTCTTGGAGCTACAACTCCTTCCTGCAAACTCTCGCCTTTCGCGCCAGGACAAGTCACGGGGTACAGAAAGCCCGCGAAATCTAATGAATATTCAAACGATGCATGACGTTGCGACCTTCGATTGGTCGAGCTGACCAGAAATGGGCTGGCTGGGGACGTCAGCACGTTCGTCGGGCACTATGGCCAGACGTTGCAGTAGCACCGGAAACCGTGGGGGCAGTGTTGAGATTGGAAGCACAGTCAGTGGTTTTATTAGCTATCAACGTTGCCAGAAGTCCGATAATTTCACCCTCTGTGTACAGAAGCCTGATTCCAAACATCCCATAAAGTGCGATAATGTGAGCCCTTCAATATACGGCTATTAGAAAATACAAACACCTTCTGTTGTACATTGTCTCACGTGCCTTTAATGGCCAGGTGGTGGTGCTGTTCTGGTACTGCCTGCTTTTTtccaaaagtgcttttagtctATTTAAAGTTAAAACTTCATCCTAAGCGCTACCATACACGGTCTGCAGTAATGTTTTACTGTAGTATGTacgattatttttctcaaaatacgATAGCTGTAAGCTTCTGATACAATAATTTGTAATTTTCCATCTGGCAACACTGCCTCggttaaaaagacaaaataccgCCACAATAGACTTATTTGTTCTATTTATCATGGTATACACGCAGA from Dunckerocampus dactyliophorus isolate RoL2022-P2 chromosome 8, RoL_Ddac_1.1, whole genome shotgun sequence encodes:
- the mcm2 gene encoding DNA replication licensing factor MCM2, with the protein product MADSSESQHMATSPSRVSRRGDLTSSPGRDLPPFEDESEGLLGDGNLPVEEEDGDGEELIGDGMERDYRAIPALDQYEAEGLDLDDEDLSELSPGARAAAEEAMRRRDREQGLSGRLRRGLLYDSEDEDDERPAARRRRLAERAAEGVAEGEEEEMIESIENLEDMKGHTVREWVSMAAPRLEIYNRFKNFLRTHVDESGHNVFKEKISDMCKENKESLVVNYEDLAAREHVLAYFLPEAPTEMLKVFDEAAKEVVLAMYPKYDRIAHEIHVRICNLPLVEEIRSLRQLHLNQLIRTSGVVSSCTGVLPQLGMVKYNCNKCNFVLGPFFQSQNQEVKPGSCPECQSQGPFEINMEETVYQNYQRITLQESPGKVAAGRLPRSKDAILLADLVDSCKPGDEIELTGVYHNNYDGSLNMANGFPVFATVILANHITRRDEGVAVAELTDEDVKAIVALSKDECIGERIFASMAPSIYGHEDIKRALALSLFGGEPKNPGGKHKVRGDINVLLCGDPGTAKSQFLKYVEKVASRAVFTTGQGASAVGLTAYVQRHPVSREWTLEAGALVLADRGVCLIDEFDKMNDADRTSIHEAMEQQSISISKAGIVTSLQARCTVIAASNPIGGRYDPSLTFAENVDLTEPIVSRFDVLCVVRDTVDPVQDEMLARFVVGSHMKHHPSSKEGGVALEEVVLPNTSNVPPVPQELLRKYIIYAKERVHPKLNQMDQDKVARIYSDLRKESMATGSIPITVRHIESMIRMAEAHAKMHLRDYVLEDDVNMAIRVMLESFIDTQKFSVMRSMRKTFARYLAYRKDNNELLIFILKQLVAEQVAYQRNRYGAQNDTIEVLEKDLQDKARQINIHSLSAFYDSELFRSNRFSHDGKKKLILQQF